A region of the Leishmania panamensis strain MHOM/PA/94/PSC-1 chromosome 21 sequence genome:
GCCACGCACGGCGCGGCTCGTAGGTGCCCGCCAACGCGGCCGCCGGTGTGGAAGGCAAGTTGACCACTACGCGTGTCCCAAGCGACAACGCGACCTCCAGCATCACTTGTCGTGAGCAGCGAGCCATCGGGGTGAAAAGCGATGCCGAGGGTGGCCCCGGCCATCTCGTAGCCGTCCTGCGCGTAGAGATGTGTGAGCGGAGGCGTGCccgcggtggtgctcgctgctgcagacgacGATGTGCCCTCGAGCACAGCCCGCGCATCCCACACATGTACTGTGCCGGTGGCGTGCGTTGCGGCCAGGAGGGCGCCTGTAGGGTCCAGggcaagctgctgcaggcccCCAACGTCTCCACTACAGCTGCTGTCCACCGACTCGTCAGGGGTGATAGACGCTGTTGTCAGGGGCTGTAGCGGTGCGCCAGCGTCTTTATCCGGCGAGTCACCCTCACCGCGACCTGACGCTActcgccacacacgcacgacacGCTGAAACATGCTCGCCGTAAACGCAAACGATGTGACGGAGGCCGCATGTGCTTCaccgtgctgctgtgggtgaACTACAATCGACTTGACACGCCCCCAGCCACGCGACTGGGCGTACGTGGACTGGCTGCTTAGTGGCGTACAGTTTTGTGCATCCCACAGCGTAAGAAGTCCGTCCGCAGATCCGGTCAGCACACGTGCAGATGAAATGTTGGATGACCCACTGTTGTCGAtgaccaccgccggcgcggcgggcagcgccgcacaggAGTGAAACGGTAAGCAGAGGGAGCCGGCAACAGCGCTGCTACCGTCACCGGCTCCCTGAACCTTGATGTTTCTCACGGCCTTgacgaggcgcaggcggtggagggTCCTTGCCATAGCCGCCGCGTgttcgcgcagcagcactgcgtgCGGCACTGCATAGAGTTTCTTCAGCTTCCCCACCCGCTCCTTCGCGCGCTGCGTCGTCTGAGGCATCATGTGATGCATTCGAAGCTGGATGAGCTCACTCGGCGCCGGCGTCTGCGAGTCCTTGAagcgcggcgatggcgctaCGCGCACATAAGTGCTTTGGTGGGAGGCCATTGAGGCTaggtgtatgtgtggagAGCGATGGACATCAGAGCAGAAAAGAAGGTGCGAGGGTCcatgaaagagaaggacgggTGGAGGGTGCGCGATGAGCAGAGAGCTGACAGGCCGTTGAAAGACTCTCCCATCGCTGACAAGCGTCACTGCGCGCGCAAACGTGTCGGTGCGTATCTACCCTGGTGTCTTTCACATAGCCATCCGCCATACGGTGCAACACACCTGctggcggcgatggcagTAGAGCAGGTGTGTTGCCTTACTGTTTTGCAGG
Encoded here:
- a CDS encoding U4/U6 small nuclear ribonuclear protein, putative (TriTrypDB/GeneDB-style sysID: LpmP.21.1320) produces the protein MASHQSTYVRVAPSPRFKDSQTPAPSELIQLRMHHMMPQTTQRAKERVGKLKKLYAVPHAVLLREHAAAMARTLHRLRLVKAVRNIKVQGAGDGSSAVAGSLCLPFHSCAALPAAPAVVIDNSGSSNISSARVLTGSADGLLTLWDAQNCTPLSSQSTYAQSRGWGRVKSIVVHPQQHGEAHAASVTSFAFTASMFQRVVRVWRVASGRGEGDSPDKDAGAPLQPLTTASITPDESVDSSCSGDVGGLQQLALDPTGALLAATHATGTVHVWDARAVLEGTSSSAAASTTAGTPPLTHLYAQDGYEMAGATLGIAFHPDGSLLTTSDAGGRVVAWDTRSGQLAFHTGGRVGGHLRAAPCVAWSPCGVRVASGGGEGVVHLYDARKLSKAGLGPHNDAGGGTAPFQLLGHDDAVTSLSFYINPLSAADSRALGQVLPIGLVTTSLDHTVRVWDADTGLCVRTLDAGMPLYAQCRPQLPPVSPCFASPTSIMVVGHGKNWLLYDVGTANEVAEEEAVTGDSNVVVTENNIVVSAYGSAEDMRLSVLAAYASRPSNATEETDSDDDDEMMALRKKPLPPQGQMKSTASSLLEDGNDDDSSEDEMERLRKKK